One Pyrococcus furiosus DSM 3638 genomic window, AGTGGTGAGGATGAAGGTCAAGATCGTTATAAATGGAGAGGAATACGAGGTTGAAGTAGAGGAAATAATGCCTGGAAAGTTCAAGGTTACTCTGGAAGGAGAAACTTACGAAGTGGAAGCCAAAGACCTGGGAATCTCTACCCCAGCTCCAGTTCCACAAGTTCCCACTCCAACCCCAGCTCCAGCCCCTGCCCCAATGCCAACTTCAACACCAGCTTCACCACAAGTCGGGGATAACGTGGTTACAGCTCCAATGCCTGGAAAAATACTGAAGATACTTGTAAGCGAAGGGCAAAGGGTAACAATAGGTCAAGGATTACTAATTCTGGAAGCAATGAAGATGGAGAACGAAATTCCATCGCCTAAGGATGGCGTTGTGAAGAAGATTTACGTCAAAGAAGGAGACACAGTTGATACTGGACAGCCATTAATTGAGTTAGGGTGAGGGAGAATGGGACTTGAACAGGCAGTAGTTGACTTCTTCAACCACATGGGACTTCTTAATTTAACAGTGGGAAATGTAGTGATGATCATAGTTGGATTAACTCTAGTGTACCTGGCAATAAGGTACGAGATGGAACCTCTGCTCTTGCTCCCCATCGGCATCAGTGCAGTTTTAGTTAATCTCCCTCTCTCCCACATGGCTAACTGGCCTCTAGCTCCCCAGCTCCCCCCTGAGATTCAGGAAAACATATTCGCAACAATAAGCTACTTAAGTCAACAATATGGGCCCCCTGGTCTATTTGACCTCATCTACTACCTCCTCATAAAGACTGAAGTAGTACCTCTCTTAATATTCTTCGGCCTTGGGGCCATGACTGACTTTGGTCCAATGATAGCAGATCCAAAGACAGCACTGCTTGGTGCTGCAGCCCAAATAGGGGTATTCGTCGCAATGCTGGTTGCCCTGGCCCTAGGATTTAACCTAAAGGAAGCTGCGAGCATTGGGATCATTGGTGGTGCAGACGGACCTACAACCATTTATCTAACGACAAAATTGGCACCTCACATTCTCTCAGCAACTGCTGTAGCGGCTTACAGTTACATGAGCCTAGTTCCGCTAATCCAGCCACCAGTTATCAAGGCTCTAACAACACCAGAGGAGAGGAGAATTAGAATGGAGCAACTAAGGCCAGTATCTAAGAGGGAGAAGATACTCTTCCCAATTGCAAGCATGATAGTTATCGGACTCCTCGTCCCCTCAGCTGCACCACTCATTGGAATGCTTATGATTGGCAATCTCTTTAGGGAAAGTGGGGTTGTACAAAGGCTTAGCAAAGCTGCCCAGGAAGAATTAATGAACATCGTAACCATATTCCTTGGCCTGGGAATTGGATCAACAATGAGGGCCGAGAGCTTCTTAACTCCCAAGACGCTGATGATACTTGCCTTGGGTGTGGTTGCCTTTGCTTCCGCAACGGCAGGTGGAGTATTGTTTGGCAAGATAATGATGAAGATCTCTGGAGGAAAGATTAACCCAATGATTGGAGCTGCAGGAGTTTCAGCAGTTCCAATGAGTGCCAGAGTAGTTCAAAGGCTTGCAAGTGAAGAAGATCCAGGAAACTTCATACTCATGCACGCTATGGGACCCAATGTTGCGGGTGTCATAGGAACGGCCGTAGTCGCTGGAGTATTCTTATCAGCACTTGGCTAATCCCTATCATAAATTTTTTATTTATCTTTTTTGTTAGTAACTTTTTGGGATGAGATATGGACTTTGCCCTATTCATGGAGAAGTACGGATATAAGATATTGGGGTTACTTCTCGTGATAATTGTTATAGTAGTGTTAGCATTCCCGTTCCTGGGTCTTCTAAAGTTCCTCAGGGAAAACTGGGAGGTGGCGGGAGTACTAATACTGCTAATCCTAATCACGTCGTTTTTTAGAAGAAAGTACTATCAAGCCTATGGAGAGGCTTTGGGTAGGTACTTTTATGATGATAAATTTGGAAAAAGACCTTAAGGGAGAACTTGAGTACCAGTCTTCCCTTCGAGAGCCTCAACTGCCTTTTCTAGGTGAGCTATTATGGCCCTCTCTCCACCCCACTCGATGAACCTTATAGCCGCTAGAACCTTTGGCCCCATGCTTCCCGCCTTAAAGTGGCCCTCTTCATAGTACTTCCTAAGCTCTTCGACCTTAACTTCCCTTAACCACTGCTCCTTTTCCGTTCCATAGTATAATGCAGCGCCGTTAACATCTGTAAGAATCATGAATATGTCAGCATTTACTTCCTCAGCAAGCTTTTCTCCTGCCAGATCCTTGTCGATGACGGCCTCAACACCCTTTATTTCCCCGTCTTCAAGTATTACAGGAACTCCTCCTCCACCACTTGCAATAACTATAACTCCCCTTTCCACTAACTTTTTAATCGTCTCTGCCTCAACGTGCCCTTTGGGATCTGGAGAAGGAACTACTCTTCTCCAACCTCTACCAGAATCCTCTTTAACTATCCATCCCTTTTCTCTGGCTAACCTTTTTGCAGTCTCTTCATCGTAAAATGGCCCCACTGGCTTTGTGGGGTTTTGGAATGCTGGATCATTCTTATCAACAATTGTTTGGGTAATTATTGTAACAACTTTCTTTTCCATGCCCCTCTTCCTCAGCTCGTTCTTCAAAGCCTGCTGAATCATATAACCAATCCATCCCTGACTCATTGCACCAGCCACATCCATTGGTTGGGCGGGAATTCCATAAGTTGCCTGCCCAGCATCCATATGAAGGAGAAGACTTCCAACTTGAGGACCATTTCCATGAGTGATAACAACTTCATACCCTCTCGCTATAATTTCGGCAATTTGCCTAGCGGTCTTGCGAACGTTATCCATCATCTCCTCATAACTTCCCTTTTGACCTCGCTGCTGAAGAGCGTTACCTCCAAGTGCAATCACTACCCTCTTACCCATTAAAACCACCGAGAAAAGTTTGGATTTTTCTCCATAAAAGCCTTTGTTAGCCATAAAATACTTTTTTATGAAAAAACTGCGGTTTCTGAGAAATGGAAGTTGCTAAATGTAAAAATTTTACTTTTCATGTATCAAGATTTGAGAAAGTAATCAAGGGTACTTTTTCTAGGTTTCTCCGAAATTTTCACATTCTTACCAAGAAACTTGAAGATAGCCTCAACGGTCTTGACCCCTATCCCCTCGATTTTCAAAAGCTCTTCTGGCCTCGCTTGAGATATATCCTCTATACTTCTAAATCCGCTATTGTAAAGAGCTCTAGCTCTCCTTCTTCCAACCAACGGGAGTTGCATTAGGGGAATCAATTCCTCCCTAATCCCATACTTGACCCTAACCCTCAATGTTTCAAGATAATCAACGATCTCATAAGCTCCAAGAACTTTTGCAATTTCCTTTAGAGAGTACACCAGCCACTCAGCCGTCTCAACTATCCTATAGATGTCCCCAGGTTCCACCGAGTACTTTTCAACTATTTCTCCCTCAGGGACTTCATTTATCCATGCCAGAAGCACTAGTGCAGTTTTGAAAGCTCTGAAGAACTTCCTCTCTAGGTAGGGGTCGTAACCCGAAATGTAGGGATCGTCAAAGTATAACCTATCCTTGAATTCGTAGTATTCCTCTTCGAGCCTTTCAAATTCTCTCTTTGAGTAGTTGAAGGGGGTTATATCCGGAGTTAGGGAGATTAAGTGAAATATTCCTATAGGATTTGGATCTTTAACAACTTCCTCCATTTTATCCTTGAACATCTTGGCCGTATAGGGATCGATATAAAGCTTTGCAGTCCTAATTCCCAGGGAAAGCGGCCTTATTTTATCCTCTAAGGATATCTCTATGAACTCATTCTCTAGGAGGAAGTAGAGTATGTTCCTTATCTTCTCCTCTAAAGAGTATGTGTCCTTCCTTTGATAAGCATAGAATGTGTTTGAGATGAACTTCAAAATCTCCTCCACAGTTGAATAGCCAAAGGTCGCTATTAGGGCCAAAACTTGACTTCTCAAATTACTCTCGTTGGAGAGCTGGGAGAACAGTTTTTCAGGCTTTCCAAATATGTAGTGATTCATTACCTCTCTCGGATCATCGCTTGTAGAAACTATTATTCCCTCCCCAACCTCATCATACTTCGGCCTTCCAGCTCTCCCAAGCATTTGGTGAACCTCGATTATCGGAATTCTCTCCATTCCAAAGTCAGAGTACCTCCAAATATCCCTTATAATCACCCTAAACGCTGGAGTGTTAATTCCCGCCGAAAGTGTTGGGGTGGCAACTACGGCCTTTATTATACCCTTTCTAAAGTTCTCCTCCACGAGAACCCTCTCATCTCTCCCAAGACCAGCGTGGTGGAACGCAACTCCACCCCTAATGGCCTTAGCTAGCTTTTCATTTGTGGGATTTTCCTCGAGGGAATCAGCCAATTCATTTAAAGCTCTAATCTCAGGTTTCGTGAGGAGAGACTTAACTTTTTTAGAAAGCTCCAAAGCTACTCTCTCAGCCTTCCTTCTCATGTTTACAAAAATTAGCGCTCCTTTCTTCTTCCTAATTGCATCGTAAACTAACTCTTCCCAGGAGGAAAACCTGTCTATACTTCCATCTTCCCAGGTAACAAAGCCTTGGTAAAAAACTCCCCTTCTAAGCTTAACGGGCCTCCAGTCACTGACTATTAGCTCGGCATTTAACCACTCCGCAAGCTCCTCTGGATTTCCTATCGTTGCAGAGAGTCCAATTATTTGGGCCTTTCCGAGCATATGAGCTAGGATAACTTCAAGCGTAGCTCCTCTGTCTCTTGAACCAATCAAATGAATCTCGTCAGCAACTAAAATCTTCACATCCTTAATCCAACTTGAGCCATGCCTTAAAAGGGAATCAAACTTCTCAGCCGTCGCAATGATTATGTCGTATTTCCCCAACCACTCATCCTTTGAGTCGTAATCCCCAGTGGCCATCGCTACTCTTAACCCAATCTTCTCCCAATCCTGGAACTCCTGAAACTTTTCTTCAGCCAAGGCCTTCAGCGGGACTATGTATACAGCCTTTCCTCCCTGGGTCAAAATCCTATGAACCATGGCAATCTCAGCAATTAGTGTTTTTCCGCTGGCCGTTGGAATTGAAATTAATGCATTCTTACCTTCCAATATCCCGCTCTTTAAGGCCTCGGCTTGGGGAGGGTAAAAGGATTCGATACCTCTCTCCTTCAAAGTACTCTTTATCCTCTCATCAACTCTCAGCTCATCAACCCTCATACGTCTCCCTCAGCAGTTGTAGCAAAGTAAAGCGGCTCTCTTAAGGAGAATAACTCTCTTACCTCCGCTCTTGTCGAACCTGAAGACGGAGATCTTGTTCAAGTGGTGAATTCTTCTTCTTTCAAGGGCCACCATTCCAGTCTCTCTGAGAACCTTTACAAAGTCCTCCCACCTTATGTTCAACCACTGCTTGAGCTCATCGTAAAGTTCTTTCTCAACCACGAGATATAACTTCCCATCTATTAGATACCTTATCTTCCTCTTTGGAATCTCCTTCCTCAATCTCCATCTAGCATGAGTTGGAGCTTGAACCGCTAAAATTGCCTTTTCCATGTCCTCCCCATATAACATTCTAAGAAGAATTTCGGCAATGTGATTTATCCTGTCGGGAACTCCGACTATATCCCCTCTTAGCACTATCTTCCTCCTTAGAACATCTATTCCTTCCTTCTCTAAGACTTCGCCAATCTTTGCCGTTGTTCCCTTCTTGTCACCCTTCATGTCAACAATCCCACCAATTATAAAGGCCCTTTCCTGGAGATCTTCCCTGCTAAGGACTTCCTCAGCGTTTGGATCAAGGAGAACTACTCTGTTTATTCCCTTCTCCCTTAAGAAATCTGCCGTTGAACCCTCATAGCTCACAACTTTTTCGAGTGGTACCTTATTCTTTTTCTTAAACTCCTCGTTCACCCAGGTTATCGCGAACCTTCTCGGATAGTACATTCTCCTCACAACTGCATAGGTCTCTCTCAGTTGCAAAGCAACTTTATCTTTCTCCTTTGGTATATGCCTGTTCCAAAACGTCAGATCGACGATTATCCATGGATAATCGGGAAGACGCTTAGCTATCTCGCTCCCATCGACGATAACTTTGAATTTCTCCACAAAGCAGGGCCTAACGTATGCATATTTAGATGGGCCAACTTTTTTCCCATTTAAGTCCCAGGATTCAGCTGTTTCTTCCCTAAGCTCTACTATGGCCCCATCTCCCTCCAAGAGGAGAAGGGCCAATTCCTGATAGATATCCCTACCCGAAGGCCACTTTCTTGAGAGCGTTCCAACAGATTTGATGCCCTTCTCTTGAAGGATTTCCCTTAGCACATCCCCTGGCTTCTTCATCGGGCACAAACTCGAAGGAACTTTTTTAAATCTTCCCATCTCCAGTTTGTCCGATGATACATGAGATGATTCTTGATGGGAAAGTGGTTAGGTATAGGGTTGTCGAAAAGCCTGTAAAGTATGTAACGTTAAGGGTTCTCGAAGATGGAACAATTCTCGTTGTCACACCTTTAGAGCAGATAGTTAGGGAGGTTTTAATCAAGAAGAAAGATTGGATACTCTCAAAGATTT contains:
- a CDS encoding acetyl-CoA carboxylase biotin carboxyl carrier protein subunit — protein: MKVKIVINGEEYEVEVEEIMPGKFKVTLEGETYEVEAKDLGISTPAPVPQVPTPTPAPAPAPMPTSTPASPQVGDNVVTAPMPGKILKILVSEGQRVTIGQGLLILEAMKMENEIPSPKDGVVKKIYVKEGDTVDTGQPLIELG
- a CDS encoding sodium ion-translocating decarboxylase subunit beta yields the protein MGLEQAVVDFFNHMGLLNLTVGNVVMIIVGLTLVYLAIRYEMEPLLLLPIGISAVLVNLPLSHMANWPLAPQLPPEIQENIFATISYLSQQYGPPGLFDLIYYLLIKTEVVPLLIFFGLGAMTDFGPMIADPKTALLGAAAQIGVFVAMLVALALGFNLKEAASIGIIGGADGPTTIYLTTKLAPHILSATAVAAYSYMSLVPLIQPPVIKALTTPEERRIRMEQLRPVSKREKILFPIASMIVIGLLVPSAAPLIGMLMIGNLFRESGVVQRLSKAAQEELMNIVTIFLGLGIGSTMRAESFLTPKTLMILALGVVAFASATAGGVLFGKIMMKISGGKINPMIGAAGVSAVPMSARVVQRLASEEDPGNFILMHAMGPNVAGVIGTAVVAGVFLSALG
- the arcC gene encoding carbamate kinase; this encodes MGKRVVIALGGNALQQRGQKGSYEEMMDNVRKTARQIAEIIARGYEVVITHGNGPQVGSLLLHMDAGQATYGIPAQPMDVAGAMSQGWIGYMIQQALKNELRKRGMEKKVVTIITQTIVDKNDPAFQNPTKPVGPFYDEETAKRLAREKGWIVKEDSGRGWRRVVPSPDPKGHVEAETIKKLVERGVIVIASGGGGVPVILEDGEIKGVEAVIDKDLAGEKLAEEVNADIFMILTDVNGAALYYGTEKEQWLREVKVEELRKYYEEGHFKAGSMGPKVLAAIRFIEWGGERAIIAHLEKAVEALEGKTGTQVLP
- a CDS encoding ATP-dependent DNA helicase, coding for MRVDELRVDERIKSTLKERGIESFYPPQAEALKSGILEGKNALISIPTASGKTLIAEIAMVHRILTQGGKAVYIVPLKALAEEKFQEFQDWEKIGLRVAMATGDYDSKDEWLGKYDIIIATAEKFDSLLRHGSSWIKDVKILVADEIHLIGSRDRGATLEVILAHMLGKAQIIGLSATIGNPEELAEWLNAELIVSDWRPVKLRRGVFYQGFVTWEDGSIDRFSSWEELVYDAIRKKKGALIFVNMRRKAERVALELSKKVKSLLTKPEIRALNELADSLEENPTNEKLAKAIRGGVAFHHAGLGRDERVLVEENFRKGIIKAVVATPTLSAGINTPAFRVIIRDIWRYSDFGMERIPIIEVHQMLGRAGRPKYDEVGEGIIVSTSDDPREVMNHYIFGKPEKLFSQLSNESNLRSQVLALIATFGYSTVEEILKFISNTFYAYQRKDTYSLEEKIRNILYFLLENEFIEISLEDKIRPLSLGIRTAKLYIDPYTAKMFKDKMEEVVKDPNPIGIFHLISLTPDITPFNYSKREFERLEEEYYEFKDRLYFDDPYISGYDPYLERKFFRAFKTALVLLAWINEVPEGEIVEKYSVEPGDIYRIVETAEWLVYSLKEIAKVLGAYEIVDYLETLRVRVKYGIREELIPLMQLPLVGRRRARALYNSGFRSIEDISQARPEELLKIEGIGVKTVEAIFKFLGKNVKISEKPRKSTLDYFLKS
- the trm10 gene encoding tRNA (guanine(9)-/adenine(9)-N1)-methyltransferase translates to MKKPGDVLREILQEKGIKSVGTLSRKWPSGRDIYQELALLLLEGDGAIVELREETAESWDLNGKKVGPSKYAYVRPCFVEKFKVIVDGSEIAKRLPDYPWIIVDLTFWNRHIPKEKDKVALQLRETYAVVRRMYYPRRFAITWVNEEFKKKNKVPLEKVVSYEGSTADFLREKGINRVVLLDPNAEEVLSREDLQERAFIIGGIVDMKGDKKGTTAKIGEVLEKEGIDVLRRKIVLRGDIVGVPDRINHIAEILLRMLYGEDMEKAILAVQAPTHARWRLRKEIPKRKIRYLIDGKLYLVVEKELYDELKQWLNIRWEDFVKVLRETGMVALERRRIHHLNKISVFRFDKSGGKRVILLKRAALLCYNC